From [Clostridium] symbiosum, a single genomic window includes:
- the ugpC gene encoding sn-glycerol-3-phosphate ABC transporter ATP-binding protein UgpC, translating into MASLSLKNVTKKYPNGFVAVKDFNLEIADKEFIIFVGPSGCGKSTTLRMIAGLEDITSGELYIDGKLMNDVEPKDRDIAMVFQNYALYPHMTVYDNMAFGLKLRKMPKDEIDRLVQEAAKILDLSHLLDRKPKALSGGQRQRVAMGRAIVRNPKVFLMDEPLSNLDAKLRGQMRIEISKLHQRLGTTIIYVTHDQTEAMTLGTRIVVMKDGVVQQVDTPQNLYDKPANKFVAGFIGAPQMNLLDSTVGKSGSDVTLSFAGNTIVLPADKGKALEDAGYIGKEVTMGIRPEDLHDEEEAVKAAAGSTIKAPIRVYEMLGAEVFLYFDVDESSCTARVNPRTTARPGDTVEFALDMAKVHIFDKETEQVILN; encoded by the coding sequence ATGGCCAGTTTATCACTTAAGAACGTAACAAAAAAATATCCCAATGGCTTTGTAGCCGTTAAAGATTTTAACCTGGAAATAGCAGATAAAGAATTTATCATCTTTGTAGGACCTTCCGGCTGCGGTAAGTCTACGACACTTCGTATGATTGCCGGTCTGGAAGACATTACTTCGGGTGAACTTTATATTGATGGAAAACTGATGAATGATGTGGAGCCGAAGGACAGAGATATCGCCATGGTTTTCCAGAACTATGCGTTATATCCCCACATGACCGTATATGATAACATGGCTTTTGGCTTAAAGCTGAGAAAGATGCCGAAGGATGAGATCGACCGTCTGGTACAGGAAGCGGCAAAGATCCTGGATCTTTCCCACCTGCTGGACCGTAAGCCGAAAGCGCTCTCCGGCGGACAGAGACAGCGTGTGGCTATGGGACGCGCTATTGTGCGTAATCCAAAGGTCTTTTTGATGGACGAGCCGCTGTCCAACCTGGATGCCAAACTGAGGGGACAGATGCGTATTGAGATCTCAAAACTTCATCAGAGACTGGGAACGACCATCATTTACGTTACCCATGACCAGACAGAGGCCATGACGCTGGGAACCAGAATTGTCGTTATGAAAGACGGTGTCGTTCAGCAGGTGGATACGCCACAGAACCTTTACGACAAACCGGCCAACAAGTTCGTTGCAGGCTTTATCGGAGCTCCACAGATGAACCTTTTAGATTCCACCGTCGGCAAGTCCGGCTCCGACGTGACCCTGTCGTTTGCAGGCAATACCATCGTACTCCCGGCCGACAAGGGCAAAGCGCTGGAAGATGCGGGATATATCGGCAAGGAAGTGACCATGGGTATCCGTCCGGAAGATCTGCATGATGAGGAGGAAGCGGTTAAAGCGGCGGCAGGTTCCACGATCAAGGCACCGATCCGTGTATACGAGATGCTGGGCGCCGAAGTATTCCTGTACTTCGATGTGGATGAGAGCAGCTGTACGGCCAGAGTAAACCCAAGGACAACCGCACGTCCTGGCGACACGGTTGAATTTGCACTGGATATGGCGAAAGTACATATCTTTGATAAAGAAACAGAACAGGTGATTTTAAACTAG
- a CDS encoding GntR family transcriptional regulator: protein MQGQSGFTRKEPKTSLVQMAYEEIRRLIIEEELNPGELLSENQLAEYLKMSRTPVREAIRRLQAEGIMESKQGLGTFLRPLTLKDVKNIYEVRMALELIACETAIDRITDDEIKAVRESLITLLERDKAGEPIDRMEFSKLDGQIHDLIVKRSNNSYIKILMDQIYFHVDRYRIISFHVSLNMEESTRQHLELLDCLYDRDLKRLKERLSKHLEWSLDLILKHLEL, encoded by the coding sequence ATGCAGGGGCAAAGTGGATTTACAAGGAAAGAGCCAAAGACGAGTTTGGTGCAGATGGCTTATGAGGAAATTCGAAGATTAATCATAGAAGAAGAGTTAAACCCCGGCGAACTGCTTAGCGAAAACCAGCTCGCCGAGTATTTAAAAATGAGCAGAACCCCTGTGCGGGAGGCAATCAGACGCTTACAGGCAGAAGGAATAATGGAGTCCAAGCAGGGACTCGGAACCTTTTTAAGGCCGCTTACGCTTAAGGATGTAAAGAATATATATGAGGTGAGGATGGCTTTGGAGCTTATTGCCTGTGAAACTGCGATTGATCGAATCACGGATGATGAGATAAAAGCGGTCAGAGAGAGCCTAATTACCCTGCTTGAACGTGATAAAGCAGGAGAACCTATCGATCGGATGGAATTCAGTAAGCTGGATGGGCAGATTCACGATTTAATCGTGAAACGTTCTAATAACAGCTATATTAAGATTTTGATGGATCAGATTTATTTTCATGTGGATCGATACCGGATTATATCATTTCATGTGTCTTTGAATATGGAAGAGAGTACCAGACAGCATCTTGAACTTTTGGATTGTTTATATGACAGGGATTTGAAACGATTAAAAGAGCGTTTGAGTAAACATCTGGAATGGTCGCTCGATTTGATTTTAAAACATTTGGAGCTTTAA
- a CDS encoding FAD binding domain-containing protein, giving the protein MNAYSPKSLEELTQLLEQFSGNVLFVAGGTDLIIQLRHTAYEPENLVYLGQIPELKTIKKYGERLLIGAACTMSWLSEHPMLSGAYRVLAEAAGSVGSVQVRNRATIGGNIAHASAAADMAAPLLCLNADAVVLQSGRKLKIPVSELIVGNEKTILGAGDVILGFFLPSYTGQTVSHYHKLAFRKEMSISRFGIAVMIQYAQEAVEQASVCIGAIGPKAVRMPEVEGLIIGKPLTESAIEEAGQLLSDYIGATSGRKYKMWAAGSVMADALRPFMKRQQGNGAE; this is encoded by the coding sequence ATGAATGCATATAGCCCAAAAAGTTTGGAAGAATTAACGCAGCTTTTGGAGCAGTTTTCCGGCAATGTGTTGTTTGTTGCAGGTGGAACAGATCTCATTATCCAGTTGAGACATACTGCCTATGAACCGGAAAATTTGGTTTATCTGGGACAAATACCGGAACTCAAGACGATAAAGAAATATGGGGAGAGATTATTGATCGGGGCGGCCTGTACGATGTCGTGGCTGTCGGAGCACCCCATGCTCTCCGGAGCTTATCGCGTTTTGGCAGAGGCAGCAGGCAGTGTGGGTTCCGTACAGGTAAGAAACAGGGCTACTATTGGAGGGAATATTGCGCATGCCTCTGCGGCAGCAGACATGGCAGCGCCTCTTCTATGCCTGAATGCAGATGCTGTTGTACTGCAAAGTGGGAGGAAATTAAAAATACCGGTTTCTGAGCTGATTGTAGGTAACGAAAAAACTATCTTAGGGGCAGGGGACGTGATTCTTGGATTTTTTCTGCCGTCTTATACCGGGCAGACGGTCAGCCATTATCATAAATTGGCATTTCGGAAGGAAATGTCCATTTCGCGTTTTGGAATTGCGGTGATGATACAATATGCGCAGGAAGCAGTAGAACAGGCGTCGGTCTGTATTGGGGCAATCGGTCCTAAAGCCGTCAGGATGCCGGAGGTGGAAGGGCTGATAATTGGTAAGCCGCTGACTGAATCGGCAATAGAAGAGGCTGGACAGCTGTTGAGCGATTATATTGGTGCCACGAGTGGAAGAAAGTATAAAATGTGGGCGGCCGGCAGTGTGATGGCGGATGCGCTTCGCCCTTTTATGAAACGGCAGCAGGGGAACGGTGCGGAGTGA
- a CDS encoding (2Fe-2S)-binding protein: MRLDFFVNGKEIVLDVEPEKRLIDILREDLGLTGTKEGCGEGECGACTIILDGEAVHACLTMAIQLENCHVVTIEGLEQNGELSTLQKAFVEETAIQCGYCTPGMIMSTKALLLKNPHPDDEAIRKALAGNLCRCSGYSQILRAVKRAAGEGDAHECI; this comes from the coding sequence ATGAGGCTGGATTTTTTTGTGAACGGTAAAGAAATCGTTCTGGATGTTGAACCGGAGAAGCGTTTAATTGATATATTGAGAGAGGATTTGGGACTCACAGGTACGAAAGAAGGCTGTGGGGAAGGAGAATGCGGGGCCTGCACCATAATTCTGGATGGAGAAGCAGTTCACGCCTGTCTCACAATGGCCATCCAGCTTGAAAACTGCCATGTGGTGACGATTGAGGGATTAGAACAAAACGGAGAATTGTCTACCCTGCAAAAGGCGTTTGTGGAGGAAACGGCAATACAGTGCGGATACTGCACTCCGGGCATGATTATGTCAACGAAGGCTCTTTTGTTGAAAAACCCTCATCCCGACGATGAAGCTATTCGGAAAGCCCTGGCGGGTAATCTTTGCCGCTGTTCCGGGTACAGCCAAATATTGAGGGCTGTAAAAAGGGCTGCCGGAGAGGGGGATGCACATGAATGCATATAG
- a CDS encoding xanthine dehydrogenase family protein molybdopterin-binding subunit: MNVIGKSYPIHDAVGKSAGSTVYAGDIQLKGMLFAGLILSTIPHGYVKDIDFSDAERMPGVAGWLSCLSNSGAPFCRYRNIKGQNTPDQEYVWNRHVRFVGDRIGCILATSRDEARKAVQKVKVFYEEYPAALTVEQSLHGCGEGIHEEGSVSEEILVEEGKMPVGEWTKVATHSSLARINHMAMEPHVCTADYNRHTGMLTIWSPSQSVHGLRTVIGDIFGLPYHKVRVIKTTMGGSFGGKQEWITEPAAAAAALYIQGPVQLTLSREEVFKTTINRAPMELEARGYFDGKGRLISFQLDNTLDAGAYMGNSKDYCGAMANKFFRCYKYPHMKYTGRAVITNTPVSGAFRGWTSPELAICLEHNLNMAARRLNVDPLELRLINAAESGDMDIRLRESLGPIRLKECIELGRNRFGWDKKREEDRSFNRESRRYRRGTAIACGGHLNGYYPRVNDFCGVEMRMTETGNVLVNASLHDHGCGTVQAFRMIVAEVLSLSPDMVQIGEGDTAITPFDYGCYSSRSTYVIGKAAMDCADLIAGRLKRVVFRLEGVPEEQLLIENGAVQWKEGKKSWLFSSVVQASHSRLQEEIFAAKQYVNISNPGVTGAHFAHVEVDLGTGDVEILDYLAVHDIGKAINPEMCRAQVQGAVAMGAGAALREEVTVGADGRVLGSLRKYHLLNMPELPEIRVEFIEDGGTEGPFGCKSIGEVCHVPPTAAIIGAVNEALQSDLCQIPLNQDRICAWLEERSKEKL, encoded by the coding sequence ATGAACGTAATAGGAAAATCATATCCCATTCATGATGCGGTGGGAAAATCTGCTGGAAGCACTGTATATGCGGGCGATATACAATTGAAGGGGATGCTTTTCGCCGGACTTATCCTGAGCACAATCCCACATGGTTATGTAAAGGATATAGATTTCTCGGATGCTGAAAGAATGCCCGGTGTAGCCGGATGGCTAAGCTGCCTGTCAAACAGCGGGGCGCCTTTCTGCCGGTATCGCAATATAAAAGGGCAAAATACTCCGGATCAGGAATACGTGTGGAACCGGCACGTTCGTTTTGTAGGGGATCGCATAGGCTGTATATTAGCCACAAGCCGGGACGAGGCACGAAAGGCGGTTCAAAAAGTTAAGGTTTTTTATGAAGAATATCCTGCGGCGCTGACGGTAGAACAGAGTTTACATGGCTGCGGGGAAGGAATCCATGAAGAGGGCAGTGTTTCGGAAGAAATTCTGGTGGAAGAAGGAAAAATGCCTGTCGGAGAATGGACGAAAGTAGCGACACACAGCAGTCTGGCGCGAATCAATCATATGGCAATGGAACCGCATGTCTGCACTGCAGACTATAACCGCCATACCGGTATGTTGACAATATGGAGTCCCAGCCAGTCGGTTCATGGACTGCGTACGGTAATCGGGGATATATTTGGATTGCCTTACCATAAAGTCAGAGTGATTAAGACTACCATGGGTGGTTCATTTGGAGGGAAACAGGAGTGGATTACGGAACCGGCCGCGGCCGCGGCTGCTCTTTATATTCAGGGGCCGGTTCAGCTTACATTGAGCCGTGAAGAGGTCTTTAAGACAACGATAAACAGGGCTCCTATGGAACTCGAGGCGAGGGGTTACTTTGATGGGAAAGGCCGTTTAATAAGTTTTCAACTGGATAATACACTGGATGCCGGTGCCTATATGGGAAATTCGAAAGATTATTGTGGAGCAATGGCAAATAAATTCTTCCGCTGTTATAAATATCCCCATATGAAATATACGGGCCGGGCGGTGATTACCAATACTCCGGTATCAGGAGCTTTCCGGGGATGGACAAGTCCTGAACTGGCAATATGCCTCGAACATAATTTGAATATGGCGGCGAGACGTCTGAACGTAGACCCTTTAGAACTGCGTCTTATCAATGCTGCTGAATCGGGGGATATGGATATACGGCTTAGGGAAAGCCTGGGACCCATCCGTTTGAAAGAGTGTATAGAGCTGGGCAGGAACCGGTTTGGGTGGGATAAAAAAAGAGAAGAAGATAGATCATTCAATCGGGAAAGCAGGCGGTATCGCAGAGGAACCGCTATTGCATGCGGCGGCCATTTAAACGGGTATTATCCGCGTGTTAATGATTTCTGCGGAGTCGAAATGCGGATGACTGAGACGGGAAATGTATTGGTGAATGCATCACTTCATGATCACGGGTGCGGAACGGTCCAGGCATTTCGCATGATTGTGGCAGAGGTTTTATCGCTTTCTCCGGATATGGTGCAAATTGGAGAGGGGGACACGGCTATAACCCCCTTTGATTATGGATGCTATTCCAGCCGAAGTACGTACGTCATTGGAAAAGCAGCAATGGATTGCGCCGATCTTATAGCAGGGCGGCTGAAGCGGGTCGTATTCCGTCTGGAAGGCGTGCCGGAAGAACAGTTATTGATAGAAAACGGTGCGGTTCAATGGAAGGAGGGCAAGAAAAGCTGGCTCTTTTCCAGTGTTGTTCAGGCAAGCCATTCGAGACTGCAGGAAGAAATATTTGCAGCGAAACAGTATGTGAATATATCCAATCCAGGTGTCACGGGGGCTCATTTTGCCCATGTAGAAGTGGATCTTGGGACCGGTGATGTAGAGATTCTGGATTACCTGGCGGTTCATGATATTGGAAAAGCCATTAACCCTGAAATGTGCCGTGCCCAGGTGCAGGGAGCCGTTGCTATGGGAGCCGGGGCCGCCTTGAGAGAAGAGGTGACGGTCGGTGCAGATGGAAGAGTTTTGGGTTCCCTGCGGAAGTACCATCTTCTAAATATGCCGGAACTGCCGGAAATTCGGGTGGAATTCATTGAGGACGGGGGGACGGAAGGTCCCTTTGGCTGCAAATCCATTGGTGAGGTGTGTCATGTGCCTCCGACTGCAGCCATTATCGGTGCGGTGAATGAAGCACTTCAATCGGATCTTTGTCAAATTCCGTTAAATCAGGATCGCATTTGTGCGTGGCTGGAGGAGCGGTCAAAGGAGAAACTATGA
- the larA gene encoding nickel-dependent lactate racemase, which produces MKEYKIPYSTENIPILLPEEQVDFTGELQKTEENLSWKKELLEKLEHPTAGAALSSLLEENQHIVILVEDNTRHTPVRDILPILCDYLTKYGCGLEQLEILVAPGTHRILTEEELWDKLGSFVMTHLKVSQHDYRDETVLEQLEDVYIGEMKIPVYVNHIAVSADLLIGLGNIIPHPNAGYSGGAKILDPGCCGRTTVSATHTAAALMGYLPLGMEENACRDSLERVAKAVGLDFIINVVLNEKNQVVDVVTGDFILAHRAGAKRAKEVFGVAVENPVDILISCSYPYDIDFWQCEKALIAGFFAVKQGGIIILPAPCLEGVVHNHDDLLEWTQMSSKEAKKKIRLLANQETDQDLVAAGIALGALMVRDKADIYIYSTGLTQEEIGKLGYTGFSSLQEAVDASLAARPGGRIGILPRGGDCLPYLV; this is translated from the coding sequence GTGAAAGAATATAAGATACCTTATTCAACTGAGAATATACCGATATTACTCCCTGAAGAACAAGTGGATTTTACCGGGGAACTTCAAAAAACGGAAGAAAATCTCAGTTGGAAAAAAGAACTTTTAGAGAAATTGGAACATCCTACAGCGGGGGCCGCTTTAAGTTCCCTGCTGGAGGAGAACCAGCATATCGTAATTTTAGTAGAAGATAATACGAGACATACACCAGTGAGGGATATTCTTCCGATTCTCTGCGATTATCTTACAAAGTATGGCTGTGGACTGGAGCAGCTTGAAATCCTCGTGGCTCCCGGAACTCACCGGATTTTAACAGAGGAGGAATTATGGGATAAGTTAGGAAGTTTTGTCATGACACATCTCAAAGTGAGCCAGCATGATTACCGGGATGAAACAGTATTGGAACAGTTGGAGGATGTGTATATCGGTGAAATGAAAATCCCGGTATATGTAAATCACATTGCTGTTTCGGCAGACCTGTTAATTGGCCTTGGAAACATTATTCCTCATCCAAATGCCGGCTATTCAGGGGGAGCAAAAATCCTGGATCCGGGATGTTGCGGCAGGACGACGGTGTCGGCCACTCATACGGCGGCGGCGCTGATGGGATACCTGCCGCTTGGAATGGAGGAAAATGCCTGCCGTGACAGTCTGGAACGGGTGGCAAAGGCAGTAGGGCTCGATTTTATTATCAATGTTGTCCTGAATGAAAAAAATCAGGTGGTAGATGTTGTGACCGGTGATTTTATACTGGCCCACCGTGCGGGGGCAAAACGGGCCAAAGAAGTATTTGGAGTGGCGGTTGAAAATCCTGTAGATATATTAATCAGCTGCTCTTATCCATATGATATCGACTTCTGGCAGTGTGAAAAAGCGTTGATAGCCGGTTTTTTTGCGGTAAAGCAGGGCGGAATCATTATATTGCCGGCTCCCTGCCTGGAAGGAGTGGTGCACAACCATGATGACCTTTTGGAATGGACGCAGATGAGCAGCAAAGAAGCGAAGAAGAAAATCCGGTTACTTGCCAACCAGGAGACAGATCAGGATTTAGTTGCCGCCGGTATTGCCTTGGGCGCACTGATGGTCCGCGATAAGGCCGACATCTATATTTACAGCACAGGATTAACTCAGGAAGAGATCGGAAAATTGGGTTATACAGGCTTTTCAAGCCTGCAGGAAGCAGTTGATGCCTCTCTGGCAGCGAGGCCGGGAGGAAGAATCGGAATACTGCCACGGGGCGGAGACTGCCTGCCCTATCTTGTATAA
- a CDS encoding TRAP transporter large permease — MDFLILFGVLFGLLILGVPIGVCLGCGTLAVMMLTTDLSPMLLAQACFTGLDSFTLLSIPFFVVAGSFMMYGGISRRLLNLFNALIGHVTGGLADVTTISCMFFAAISGSGPATVSAIGSFMIPEMEEKNYDPAFAAALTACAGAIGVIIPPSIPFILYAVAVGCSVSELFLAGVVPGILIGILLMGVSYVMARRNGWYGNDHKASRKEVWSAFKESILAILSPVIILGSIYAGICSPTEAAVSGVVYSFVVGAFVYRELKWKHIVKSMVDAVLISGSTLFMVGITTSLGRVLTLKAIPDRLCTMLTSFSDNPVIIMFMIAVLLLIVGCFMDNISATIILAPILLPTAVRCGLSVVQFGIVMTMLLAIGFITPPYGINLFVANQISGVPLLRIAKRAVPLMLAMLIATIFTMFIPGISMGLVNLMG, encoded by the coding sequence ATGGATTTTTTGATTTTATTTGGTGTTTTATTTGGCCTGTTGATACTGGGCGTTCCCATTGGAGTTTGCCTGGGCTGCGGTACTCTGGCCGTGATGATGTTAACGACTGATTTATCCCCTATGCTTTTAGCCCAGGCCTGCTTTACAGGTTTGGATTCATTTACACTGCTGTCAATTCCTTTCTTTGTGGTTGCGGGAAGTTTCATGATGTATGGAGGGATCTCCCGCAGGCTGCTGAACTTATTTAACGCCCTTATCGGTCATGTGACAGGCGGACTGGCGGATGTAACAACGATTTCCTGCATGTTTTTTGCCGCAATTTCAGGGTCGGGCCCAGCGACGGTGTCTGCCATTGGCTCCTTTATGATTCCTGAAATGGAGGAAAAAAATTATGATCCTGCATTTGCGGCTGCATTAACCGCATGCGCCGGAGCGATAGGCGTTATCATCCCACCCAGTATTCCTTTTATTCTGTATGCGGTTGCAGTGGGGTGCTCCGTTAGTGAACTCTTTCTTGCAGGAGTGGTGCCGGGCATACTGATAGGAATTCTGCTGATGGGAGTGAGTTATGTCATGGCCAGACGGAACGGATGGTATGGAAATGATCATAAAGCCAGCAGGAAAGAAGTGTGGAGTGCTTTTAAAGAATCAATTCTGGCGATCCTGTCTCCCGTTATTATTTTGGGAAGCATCTATGCCGGAATCTGTTCTCCAACAGAGGCGGCCGTTTCGGGTGTGGTATATTCTTTTGTTGTGGGAGCATTTGTTTATCGGGAACTTAAGTGGAAACACATTGTCAAATCTATGGTGGATGCAGTTCTTATCAGCGGTTCCACATTGTTTATGGTGGGTATTACCACTTCACTGGGACGCGTATTAACGTTGAAAGCGATTCCGGACAGGCTCTGTACGATGCTGACTTCATTTAGCGATAATCCCGTCATTATTATGTTTATGATTGCGGTACTGCTGCTGATTGTCGGATGCTTTATGGATAATATATCTGCTACAATCATTTTGGCCCCTATTTTACTTCCTACTGCCGTCCGGTGCGGTCTTTCCGTTGTACAGTTTGGAATTGTGATGACTATGCTGCTGGCAATAGGCTTTATTACACCGCCCTATGGTATCAACCTGTTTGTAGCGAATCAAATCAGTGGGGTTCCGTTGCTGCGCATTGCAAAACGTGCCGTACCGTTAATGCTGGCAATGTTGATTGCTACGATTTTCACGATGTTTATTCCGGGTATTTCTATGGGACTGGTGAATTTGATGGGATAA
- a CDS encoding TRAP transporter small permease, translating to MKKVWTFIDKRMEEMILVFGVIVMIIVIFFQVVMRYFFNSSLAWSEELARYVFIWQVWLAVPYTVMKGRHIRLELLRDVVGPKAKFVLDMIFFFVSAAFFSFLAYQSVSVVQGILKMNQVTPVIQFPKWICYLSVSVGCGLGAVRFIQYGILRIMRFIKDPNDTATFHLEPED from the coding sequence ATGAAAAAAGTATGGACATTCATAGACAAGCGCATGGAAGAGATGATCCTGGTTTTTGGGGTAATCGTCATGATTATCGTAATCTTTTTCCAGGTGGTAATGAGATATTTTTTTAACAGCTCCCTGGCCTGGTCGGAGGAACTGGCCAGATATGTGTTCATCTGGCAGGTATGGCTGGCAGTTCCTTACACGGTAATGAAAGGGCGCCATATCCGTCTGGAGCTGCTGCGTGATGTAGTAGGACCAAAGGCAAAATTCGTGCTGGATATGATTTTCTTTTTTGTCAGTGCAGCCTTTTTTAGCTTTTTAGCATATCAATCCGTTTCAGTAGTCCAGGGAATTCTGAAGATGAATCAGGTGACTCCGGTTATTCAATTTCCTAAATGGATATGTTACCTTTCTGTTTCGGTTGGCTGTGGTCTTGGGGCGGTTCGTTTTATTCAGTATGGCATTCTGAGGATTATGAGATTTATTAAAGATCCGAATGATACGGCAACGTTTCATTTAGAGCCGGAGGATTAA
- a CDS encoding TRAP transporter substrate-binding protein: MRKLTAMVLAGIMACSFLSGCGGSKSATPQSTAKAAEEPAASGDMPKVSATLAIMLAPDHPQCISAQNVLAKEVSEATNGNFTIDVQTNGALGSDAETVEATIMGTMYMTGTSAATLATVDPNWYILDIPYVFTSKEQARAALDGKLGEYLSKSLEETCGMICLGFGESGMRNLSNNSKEITAPADLSGMKIRVLENKYHLDTFQILGANPTAMSFSEVYTAMQTKQIDGQDNPITITATNKFYEVQKFYTMTEHMFCANTVTVNAEWFYSLPEEYQKILRNAVGDMIKEQRRLIDENEKSYIEEMEKSGCKVTALTDAQKQEFVDATQKIRDDFAVEFGEAGKTMLELAAEYQK, encoded by the coding sequence ATGAGAAAATTAACAGCAATGGTATTGGCGGGGATAATGGCCTGTTCTTTTTTAAGCGGCTGCGGCGGCTCTAAATCTGCAACGCCCCAGAGCACTGCAAAAGCGGCAGAAGAGCCGGCTGCTTCCGGGGATATGCCGAAAGTTTCGGCTACGCTTGCGATTATGCTTGCTCCGGATCATCCGCAGTGCATAAGCGCACAAAATGTATTGGCAAAAGAAGTTTCAGAAGCGACGAACGGAAACTTTACAATCGATGTCCAGACCAATGGTGCGCTTGGCTCTGATGCTGAAACAGTAGAAGCTACGATCATGGGCACGATGTATATGACAGGAACTTCTGCGGCAACTCTGGCAACGGTAGATCCCAACTGGTATATTCTGGACATCCCGTATGTATTTACCTCGAAGGAACAGGCCAGAGCCGCTCTGGATGGAAAACTGGGCGAGTATTTGTCAAAGAGTCTGGAAGAAACCTGCGGAATGATTTGTCTGGGATTCGGTGAGTCTGGAATGCGAAACCTGTCCAACAATTCCAAAGAAATTACTGCTCCCGCTGATTTATCCGGTATGAAAATCCGTGTACTGGAAAATAAATACCATCTGGATACGTTCCAGATATTAGGAGCCAACCCTACAGCGATGTCTTTCTCTGAAGTTTATACTGCTATGCAGACAAAGCAGATCGACGGTCAGGACAACCCTATTACAATTACAGCAACAAATAAATTCTATGAAGTACAGAAGTTCTACACCATGACAGAGCATATGTTCTGCGCAAACACTGTTACGGTCAACGCCGAATGGTTCTATTCCCTGCCGGAAGAGTATCAGAAAATCTTACGGAATGCGGTGGGAGATATGATTAAAGAACAGAGAAGGCTCATAGACGAGAATGAAAAGTCTTACATCGAGGAGATGGAGAAAAGCGGATGTAAGGTTACTGCTTTAACAGATGCTCAGAAACAGGAATTTGTAGATGCCACACAGAAAATAAGAGATGATTTCGCTGTTGAGTTCGGCGAGGCAGGAAAAACCATGTTGGAACTGGCAGCAGAATATCAAAAGTAA
- a CDS encoding FAD binding domain-containing protein: MLILSDYTYHCPTAIADALVLLQEGGTLIAGGSDVMPQLKTAVVSPKALIDLNNITELKVLEEREDGIHIGSMVTLAHLAKSVLILSKVRAISEAARNVASPQIRNRGTVGGNILQARRCIYYNQTKEWRQGIPACFKTGGDRCIQIANSSVCRAIYYSDMAPALLAYGAEAVVVTEQGEEKRSCQSVIDAHTGDSKEQYIIKEFIIPREEYTDVKAGFYKHSLRGGIDFPIINFAYSYREKCVRLFMGAMSVNIVELTETEKYLTERKKEFEVEEAYRIALAEAKKKSQLIHESGISVQVKRGAASHLEQLLKELKKSI, from the coding sequence ATGTTAATTTTATCTGATTATACGTATCATTGCCCCACAGCTATAGCCGATGCACTGGTACTCCTGCAGGAGGGTGGCACTTTGATAGCCGGTGGTTCGGATGTTATGCCACAACTTAAGACAGCTGTTGTTTCTCCAAAGGCATTAATTGATTTAAATAATATTACAGAATTAAAGGTGTTGGAGGAGAGGGAGGATGGAATTCATATCGGTTCCATGGTGACGCTGGCTCATCTGGCCAAGTCTGTGCTGATACTTTCAAAAGTGCGGGCCATATCGGAGGCAGCCAGAAACGTTGCATCACCGCAAATTAGAAATAGAGGAACTGTAGGCGGAAATATTTTACAGGCCAGAAGATGTATTTATTATAATCAGACGAAGGAATGGCGTCAGGGTATTCCGGCCTGCTTTAAGACGGGAGGAGATCGCTGCATCCAAATTGCCAATTCTTCGGTATGCCGGGCGATTTATTATTCGGATATGGCGCCTGCATTACTGGCATATGGCGCAGAAGCAGTCGTGGTGACGGAACAGGGAGAGGAAAAAAGGAGCTGTCAATCCGTAATTGATGCCCACACGGGGGATTCAAAGGAACAGTACATAATAAAAGAATTCATTATCCCACGGGAGGAGTACACCGATGTAAAAGCGGGATTTTACAAGCACAGCCTCCGCGGCGGTATTGATTTTCCAATTATTAATTTTGCGTATTCCTATAGGGAAAAATGTGTCCGGCTGTTTATGGGGGCTATGTCGGTCAATATCGTGGAATTAACGGAAACGGAAAAATATTTAACAGAGCGGAAAAAAGAATTTGAGGTAGAGGAAGCATACCGTATTGCCCTCGCAGAAGCAAAAAAGAAAAGCCAGCTTATACATGAATCAGGAATCTCTGTACAGGTGAAAAGAGGGGCGGCAAGCCACCTTGAGCAGCTGCTTAAGGAATTGAAAAAGAGTATATAG